In one Nicotiana tomentosiformis chromosome 6, ASM39032v3, whole genome shotgun sequence genomic region, the following are encoded:
- the LOC138894610 gene encoding serine/threonine-protein phosphatase 7 long form homolog, protein MEVPSMHPGPSRDELLSLQSDHKSSHIWEGELLAQTLSVRRVDDMWDFLKGKVLHPRIVRRLQDTGFYKILEIGRLQLDWSLITTMIERWRPETHTFHLPIGEATITLQDVEVIYGLPVDGHPVALPQAMRELTGGQYLDMLQQLTGFRPQEETALVEASRLQLTTI, encoded by the coding sequence atggagGTTCCGTCTATGCATCCCGGACCTTCTAGAGATGAGCTACTGTCGTTACAGAGCGATCATAAGTCCTCCCACATATGGGAGGGAGAGTTATTGGCCCAGACTCTCAGCGTCAGGAGAGTGGACGACATGTGGGACTTTCTGAAGGGCAAAGTtctccatccccgtatagtcagaCGCCTGCAGGATACGGGCTTTTATAAGATTTTGGAGATCGGGCGGCTGCAGCTCGATTGGTCTTTGATCACGAccatgatagagcggtggcgaccggagacgcacacattccacttgcccattggcgaggccaccatcacaCTGCAGGATGTGGAGGTTATATATGGGCTGCCCGTTGATGGACACCCCGTTGCTCTGCCGCAGGCCATGAGAGAGCTGACAGGTGGGCAGTACCTGGACATGTTGCAGCAACTCACTGGTTTCCGTCCACAGGAGGAGACTGCACTGGTTGAGGCCAGTCGTCTGCAGCTGACGACTATCTGA
- the LOC104096450 gene encoding abscisic acid receptor PYR1-like, with product MEQSESSTTHVHQQHQEPEEEPNGSSNTTHHLTVPPGLTPEEFDELKSSVTEFHTYRVNSATQCSSLLAQRIHAPPHIVWSVVRRFDKPQIYKHFIKSCSVGENFSIAVGATRYVNVISGLPADTSTERLNILDDEKYVTGFSIIGGEHRLRNYRSVTTVHGFDQQRDGKISTVVLESYVVDVPEGNTEEDTRLFADTVVKLNLQKLGSVAEAIARGGNGVV from the coding sequence ATGGAGCAATCTGAGAGCTCAACGACCCACGTTCATCAGCAGCATCAAGAGCCCGAAGAAGAACCAAACGGGTCATCAAACACGACCCATCACTTAACGGTTCCACCCGGTTTGACACCAGAAGAATTCGATGAGCTAAAATCAAGTGTGACTGAGTTCCACACATACCGAGTCAACTCAGCCACACAATGCTCTTCCCTACTCGCACAACGCATCCACGCGCCGCCGCACATCGTCTGGTCCGTCGTCCGCCGTTTCGACAAACCCCAGATATACAAACACTTCATCAAGAGCTGTTCCGTCGGAGAAAACTTCTCCATCGCTGTGGGTGCCACGCGTTACGTCAACGTCATCTCCGGTTTACCGGCGGATACAAGTACTGAGAGGCTTAATATTTTGGATGATGAAAAGTACGTTACGGGTTTCAGTATAATTGGTGGGGAACATAGGTTGAGGAATTACAGGTCAGTTACTACTGTACATGGATTCGATCAGCAACGCGATGGGAAAATCTCGACCGTTGTTTTGGAATCTTACGTTGTTGATGTACCTGAAGGGAATACTGAAGAAGACACTCGTCTTTTTGCTGATACAGTCGTCAAATTGAATCTTCAGAAATTGGGCTCCGTCGCTGAAGCTATAGCTCGTGGAGGCAACGGTGTCGTTTGA